A portion of the Stigmatopora argus isolate UIUO_Sarg chromosome 15, RoL_Sarg_1.0, whole genome shotgun sequence genome contains these proteins:
- the golga5 gene encoding golgin subfamily A member 5 codes for MSWFAEFAGKAENFLNQVDQGAATALSKDQSRTSPLASYFDGDGAMEYKAEPGDTSHHASSFISSAAGNIKKSAPAATSAHKSSLGRTPKAPPSSSASSGFVKRKKSTHDVDDDLLFDFLNSSEPPVGVRRDSRRDSNMKAGVADAKTQNSAPPGAGPSLPSKSPRSAEASGAPELDSPSTHAMEASEENSGEEQIQVSASSDSSENLDSGSANPQDSGRRESRAPSEEGRGQVLSSLRLENQLLRREVASLNQEMASVIQRSKETQEELKRARLRVDERDGERSQSERALRGVRSQVDDLNQALAAKDGQLAVLKVRLDEADQLLRSRSVALEEAQEEKSRILEDQTEGSTLHSQALESTQERLREAEQNIRREEDNYRQMQSEYAGRQSRLESERQSLAEALTAAERRASEDKLRADGLQQQLRSAKSAAESAKQELLEYKHKASRILQSKEKLISSLKEGSSLDTLDGSGSAALELEELRHEKELHREEIQKLQGQLHSLRTELQDSESQSLAEAETWRQQAAQFEERAAAATNRVRRELEAEVERHKQELQYAEEEHHRTKGTLQSRIKDREDDIQKLRNQLTNKTLSSSSQSELENRLHQLTETLIQKQTTLEALGTEKTSLVFQLERLEQQLKSAQGGPSAGGPSINMSAVEGPGARQRNIPVLFNHEDASGVYGKVQKAAGTIDRFSIRLGIFLRRYPMARIFVILYMVVLHLWVMIVLLTYSPEMHEAHP; via the exons ATGTCCTGGTTTGCCGAGTTTGCCGGCAAAGCGGAAAACTTCCTGAATCAAGTCGACCAAGGCGCCGCCACGGCCTTGAGCAAAGATCAGAGCAGAACCTCCCCCTTGGCGTCGTACTTTGACGGCGATGGCGCCATGGAATACAAGGCGGAGCCCGGCGACACGTCTCACCACGCGTCGAGCTTCATCTCCTCGGCGGCCGGCAACATCAAGAAGTCCGCCCCCGCCGCCACTTCGGCCCACAAGTCGTCGCTGGGCAGAACTCCCAAGGCCCCGCCCTCTTCCTCCGCCTCCTCTGGCTTTGTGAAGCGCAAAAAGAGCACGCACGATGTGGACGATGACTTGCTCTTTGACTTCCTGAATAGCTCGGAGCCGCCGGTTGGAGTACGCCGCGACTCTAGGCGGGATTCCAACATGAAAGCGGGGGTCGCGGACGCTAAAACGCAGAACTCCGCGCCTCCCGGCGCCGGCCCGTCGCTCCCGTCCAAGTCGCCTCGCAGCGCCGAGGCGTCCGGGGCGCCTGAGCTCGACTCGCCGTCCACTCACGCCATGGAAGCGTCTGAGGAGAACTCTGGGGAAGAGCAAATCCAAG TCTCAGCCAGTTCAGATTCAAGTGAGAATTTGGACTCGGGGTCGGCTAACCCTCAGGATTCTGGCCGACGGGAGTCGCGCGCTCCCTCCGAGGAGGGGCGGGGCCAGGTTCTGTCCAGTCTACgtctggagaaccaactcctgCGTCGCGAGGTGGCCTCCCTCAACCAGGAAATGGCGTCCGTCATTCAGAGATCAAAGGAAACGCAAGAAG AACTGAAGCGGGCACGCCTGCGCGTCGACGAACGGGACGGCGAGCGCTCTCAGAGCGAGCGCGCCCTGCGGGGCGTGCGCTCGCAGGTGGACGACCTGAACCAGGCGCTGGCCGCCAAGGACGGGCAGCTGGCCGTGCTCAAGGTCCGATTGGACGAGGCCGACCAGCTGCTGAGGAGCCGTAGCGTGGCGCTGGAAGAGGCGCAGGAGGAAAAATCCAG GATCTTGGAGGACCAGACGGAAGGCAGCACGTTGCATTCCCAAGCTCTGGAAAGCACGCAGGAAAGGCTGCGGGAGGCGGAGCAAAACATCAGGAGAGAAGAGGACAATTATCGACAAATGCAG AGCGAATACGCCGGCCGCCAATCACGGCTGGAGAGCGAACGGCAGAGCCTGGCCGAGGCCCTGACGGCGGCGGAGCGGCGGGCCTCCGAGGACAAACTCCGAGCTGACGGCCTCCAGCAGCAGCTGAGGAGCGCCAAGAGCGCCGCCGAGAGCGCCAAACAAGAATTGCTGGAATACAAACACAAGGCCTCCCGCATCCTACAA TCCAAAGAGAAGCTGATCAGCAGCCTGAAGGAAGGCTCCAGCCTGGACACGCTGGACGGCAGCGGATCGGCCGCCCTGGAGTTGGAGGAGCTGCGCCACGAGAAGGAGCTCCACCGAGAGGAGATCCAAAAGCTGCAAGGACAACTGCACTCGCTCCGGACCGAATTGCAG GATTCGGAGAGCCAGTCCCTGGCCGAAGCGGAAACCTGGCGGCAGCAGGCGGCGCAGTTCGAGGaacgggcggcggcggcgaccaaCCGGGTCCGGCGGGAGCTGGAAGCCGAGGTGGAGCGACACAAGCAG GAGTTGCAGTACGCCGAGGAAGAGCATCATCGCACCAAAGGCACTTTGCAGAGCCGGATCAAAGACCGGGAGGATGACATTCAAAAACTAAGGAATCAG TTGACCAACAAGACCCTGAGCAGCAGCAGCCAATCAGAGCTGGAGAACCGCCTACACCAACTGACCGAGACCTTGATCCAGAAGCAGACCACGTTGGAGGCCCTGGGCACGGAAAAAACCTCGCTGGTCTTCCAGCTGGAACGCCTGGAGCAGCAGCTCAAAAGCGCACAGGGCGGTCCCAGCGCCGGGGGGCCGTCCATCAACATGAGCGCAGTCGAAGGCCCCG GAGCTCGGCAAAGGAACATCCCGGTGCTTTTCAACCACGAAGACGCTTCCGGCGTGTACGGGAAAGTGCAAAAGGCGGCCGGCACCATTGACCGATTTAG CATCAGACTTGGGATCTTTTTACGGCGCTATCCCATGGCCCGGATTTTTGTCATCTTGTACATG GTGGTCTTGCATCTTTGGGTGATGATTGTGCTCCTGACTTACTCGCCAGAAATGCACGAAGCCCACCCTTGA